One Rosa chinensis cultivar Old Blush chromosome 5, RchiOBHm-V2, whole genome shotgun sequence genomic region harbors:
- the LOC121049036 gene encoding uncharacterized protein LOC121049036: MNLPLGLHQIENLNGSNFKRWKQDIELHLGMIDYDHVLKEDPPAEPTPTTSKDVKDRYHQWHKHNRLTLVILKKFMTEAVRGSIPESEYAGEYFKNVEEKFKVSDKAEIGNLMNTLITMKFDGVGSVREYIMKGIDVAAKLKALNLNIEETFLVHLLLNSLPQQYSQMQSNYNTQKEKWTMNELISICVQEEDRIKKGKSMGINFVSKPHFKKKFSSKSNQSGASSSKVSQGTSQGSSNFKNFKNGSVKYFSAESLDMSKRIARVLRTGL, from the coding sequence ATGAACCTCCCTTTAGGACTTCATCAAATTGAAAACTTGAATGGATCAAATTTTAAGCGATGGAAGCAAGACATAGAGCTGCATCTAGGCATGATAGATTATGACCATGTCCTTAAGGAAGACCCACCAGCTGAACCAACACCTACTACCAGCAAGGATGTGAAAGATAGGTACCATCAGTGGCACAAACACAACAGATTAACCCTAGTAATCTTGAAGAAATTTATGACAGAAGCTGTGAGAGGCAGTATACCCGAGTCTGAATATGCTGGGGAATATTTCAAAAATGTAGAGGAGAAATTTAAGGTGTCAGATAAGGCTGAGATTGGAAACCTGATGAACACCCTCATTACCATGAAATTCGATGGAGTTGGAAGTGTCAGAGAGTATATAATGAAGGGTATTGATGTAGCAGCAAAACTCAAGGCCCTTAATCTTAACATAGAAGAAACCTTCCTGGTACATTTGCTTTTGAATTCTCTGCCTCAACAATATAGTCAGATGCAGTCTAACTATAATACACAGAAGGAGAAGTGGACTATGAATGAATTAATTTCTATATGTGTTCAAGAAGAGGATAGAATTAAGAAGGGAAAGAGCATGGGAATCAACTTTGTCAGCAAGCCTCATTTTAAGAAAAAGTTCAGCAGCAAATCAAACCAATCAGGTGCCTCATCTTCTAAAGTTTCTCAGGGAACTTCTCAGGGGTCTAGCAACTTTAAAAACTTTAAGAATGGTTCTGTGAAATATTTTTCTGCCGAAAGCCTGGACATGTCAAAAAGGATTGCAAGGGTTTTAAGGACTGGCTTATAA